The genomic window acaattttaccgAGCGAAGTAGTGCAGTAATACGAAATATAAAAGTAGTGAcctaacaaatttataaataaatatgtaatattatgtattatataaatatatttaaaatagtaattaattatagtttattattagaatgtatCAAAAGATAATATTCGTGTATGTTTATCGCTTATATTATagactcaaaatttaaaataggtactaaatacctacttatttttttttgtattgtataaaactttcatgtacgaataaaataaaagaagtaTAAATGCCGAtaccaaaattaaatagtgACAGTAAATCTAATACTAATTGTTTTGTGTTGACTttacaattgaaatttaaaactgtttaatgGTCGAATTTCATccattctaatattatatgatactacaatagtaatatttaatatgcataCATGCATTTTGATTAGAATTGaacctatacttattatttatcaataaccaATGGATGTAATACTTtctcatgtttttttttttttttagggggatgaaatatttttacatttgatCTATTTGTCGGTAGCCGATAAAGTAATActtgaaaaacttaaaatagaaTAGGCACAATACAGTATATAGTACGGAGTCGGTAAATTGCGTATTTGCGTTACACTAAAAAGgtcaaagtttataatattctgatttCCGGTCAGATGGTTATATTTAACCAACGTGTGATTACGTATAACACATTGAGAAGTCAGGGAACGAAAAAAGCAAAACAATTATTCGGTTAGACTAGGTATGTGTGGGAAttgtcttatacatttttgtcaacATCTTAATtcgaatttttaatactaggcacattattttcactatacctatacatttttacagatattttaactaatatttaataatgtatttttaaattataaagaaaacagCAAAActaaccatatatatatacctgcaatattaatacaattatattgtcaGTCATAAGTCTGAAAAATGAGatagaaaatattgatttcgTAACTCTTAGACAGTTAGACGTAATTTACATaccaataacaaatattaaggtaggcaaatatataaaaatataccctGTAGGCCGCAATttacgtatgtatataatattataccctgCAGGACGCAATTTACAGCGACACATTagcaatatttgtataatttaaaaaatatgtataataaattaaatttttattttaattgttcgtattttttttttcaaacacaaaaatgcaataatatataaatagtgaataatttattactttattagtaataaatgcataatgtatagatatcataatatattcatatatctatatggtgttttgaatgaaaaaattcgtacaattaaaaaatttaatttaatttaatacatttttttataaaattatacctagtTTTTATTTCGCCATTTTGGGTTTAGAATACAAGGtaaattacttgaaaattttgattaattctaaaatgatatacctattcaaaataagaacttccattaaaaaaaaaaattaaaaagtattgctCACGTTGCAAGAtaaatgagttaaaaaatttgaaattcataGAAATTTATGATTCATATTAGTCTAGTTTAATTTACCGTGTacagaattgaaaaatatttacagggTACAAAGTGACGTAGTGTACTCTGTTACGTGGACACGCGGTATATgattacaatttgaaaataaaataattttatgattcagTTTATTAATCAAAGTTTATTATGCTGCtgaaccataaaatattaatattagcattgtttatttatgtaagaATCTAACAATCTACAATGCTTACCGCAAAATATCTCTGCaagataatcaataaaatgtggATGTATACATTACCATTTATAACCATTTCGGCATAGTGAAGATCCTCTAAAAATTCATTGTTAATGTTAATCTGTGCaccatgttttattttcgacGAAGTAATTTCTGCTCGTAGTCTGTCTTGAATATCTGTGTTTATTGCTAACTCGTAAAGGCAATACGATGCTGTAGCGGCTACAGTTTCTGTACCAGCGGCAAAAAATAACATTGCGTTTGCAATGATATCCAATTCACAATagttttctataattaaaaattaagtttatagtTTGAAATATCTAAATTCCATAACAATTGGTTGTTGTCACATCATCAAAAATTAGTCTTACCGCCGCCTGTCGATTCGTTGTTTAGTACCAAATCATTTCTAGCTTTCATTAGCGTTTGAGCGATATCGTTTCTATCCACATTATGTTCAGTCCTATAATCAATGACTTCTCTAAACACAGaacgaaaaaaattagtagCATCAACGtcaattgtttgaatttttaacaacTTAATAACTTTTGGAAACAGCGTTCCAAGTAAATATTGAAAGAAAAGTAGTTTGCCGTTgggttttattagtttatttacatattttttgaagttgACATTATTTTCACTATTAATGGTGTCCAATTTCATACCAAAAGCACACGTTCCAATGACGTCAATGGTTaaatttttgatgattttatttacttcTGTGCCGTCAGTTTTCTGTTTGGAATTTTCGTCaatataattcaacaattGATCAGTACACTTTTGAATCTGTTCGTGTGTTCCTCTGAGTTTAACCGACGTGAATCCCGGACTTAGTTTTTGTCtcattattttccatttttgtcCGTTCGTAAGAAACAAGCTTCTCCCCATTATGTTAACCGACTCGTCAATGTCTATACCGTGGTCAACGAAATGTGAGAAGTCTTTGATCAAAATCGTGTTGATTAATACTGGATCTCGAATCATCAAATACGGAATTCTCATTTGATAAAAACCACAAATTTTTGCTTCAGGAAATCGATGATAAATTCGATCGAACAATTGTACTTGCCGTTCTAAGCCAACCATCATTTTGAACACATTCCCGAACAAAGGGATCGGTTCTACATGgagaacatttaattttgaccATTTATCATAAGTGgatgttaaataatagtagagaaaagtacaattaataataatgagacaTAAGATAATGGGATCGaacaaacaatttatcaagtacgaaatcatttttattgaatgacTAGTGAGTACTGAGTACTGACTTGTctgaatgaattatttatattgaattttctaCGTATGTGAAGACAGCgtaaaatacctatacctctttcactatttgttttatctattaaataaatcgatagattttattttttatcaaaggactttatactatcattttacaaatatcaCATCATAATAAACTATGTTGTGATGAAATTGGGCTGAAGGGCAGCCTTATCAGGGAGGTTAGAGGCCTCCCAGtccatataattaatagtttatcatgtcattgtaaattattatatttgataaataatggtGACTGCGAGGGAGTTAAATGAGGGAGTAAAGCCACGCATACTACACTAGACTCGAACCGGCCGGACTGACAGaaccaaacaaaaacaaaattccgACTTTGAGTGCGCTTGCAGTACTATTAAACCCAACCGATCGCCCGACCCGAAATTCGATTTCAACCGTTCAAACATGTTTGAATTTCCGGCCACTTTGAGCCTAAGTGTGCCTTGGCTTCAATTAgttaacgataaaatattataataataatgtggcTATTGACAAAAGACATCCAAAGATTTTTGTTTGAGTTTCATAACAGTGCATGACGTACTATTttcattcgttttttttttcaaacgtgGCAATTCCATGCTTTTATAATCTAACAATTTTGTTGATCGACAAAAATCaggaaataatttatgaaataagaaTATGGTGTGTTAAAACTgattaaattaagataaattacGTAATAAGtcaaaattctaattaaaaataatgcttaTAATCTAAAGACACGAGTAATTATTAGTCATAAAAATAGACAATAGACAATAGTacattatagtacctattcgATAATGGTGTAATTTGgcatgtttttacattttaacaatcACTCACTCAAAAAATGCTTATTTGTGTTATCAGTACCTCTCAATATAACCATTAAGATACTGATAattgatatgtataatatagatgtgCATGTATACCTAAACGTATGCACATATAGAAACAATTActaattacacaatatttaaatattcacttataactttaatatatagtcatgcgatattataggtacgacTTAGCTGATGTCCATTGTAGCTCcgcgataaaataatactcaagTGCACACGCACAGTGTATTTTCGtcctacaatttaatttaatatatatttttgcaatAGTGTTTAATActcgtacaaaataatattatcttaattatgTACCTAGCATAAGGGATTAATATACACTCTAAAATACATTAGTGGATATTGGGGGGGGGGCTTGGGGAGGCTTAGCTCCCCCAAAAATGtttgcaaaattataaaaatactgtacAGTTCagtgaaaaaattttaagaaacattttttttcaaatacctataatatatcatacattttatgttgagaacattttacttatattattttatatattatattatacacctataagGCAGTGGTCGATTTTTCTAGAAATATAGATCGATcgcgaataaaaattattattattatcggtcGATCGCATAGTAGTTATCGGATAATGCGAATTGCTATATTCTATTCtaggtatttagtatttataattttcggcAATTGAGATAGTAGGAatagttaattgttttatttttgagccCTAATGTAAGACACCCGTGAAATCACtccatatataaataatacagaacACATACATAGCAATTCGCACTGCTCATTGGTGATATGATTCCTCCAGAATGCTAtagttggttttaaaataaaatattctttactgttattatataattattggtatGTTAATTGACTTGTctgcattaaataattttgtaaattatgtaaataattgtagccCCCcccaacattttcaaatgataTCCGCTTATGCtacaataggtaataggtTTACAAATTGAATTGATCTACAAATTCGAATTACGACTAGATGGCATTCTAGCATTGGTTAAAAACACCTGTCCTACTATTTATAGCAGCGGTTCTCAACCTGTGGTACGTGGCAAGCTCATAGGTGGTACGCGAAGAAAATCTccctttataaaaaacatatacgtatacattattaataaccaaaaaaaaaaaaagcaaaaatatggTCAGGTGGTacgtaaaaattttcaaactgtGTAGGTGGTACGCGAGTAcaaaaaggttgagaaccgctgatttatatagtattatgtatctaaATTATGTACGACTTATATGACgtaggttttaaaatatacaaacatatttatcaTACGATATGTCACAAACTTATTTATTCTGATTTACTGTAAGATGATATTGACTTATAATCAGAGTTCAGGGTTGCAAAGTGTTTTAAACAAgtctatttgttttaaatattttattaaaattaaatatacttgccttgaattaaaaagaaaattattaagaaaaagttgtttataatttaaaacaagtaaacgaataagacattaaaaaaaattttttaaacattatgtttaaaacacgttaaaaatatttttaaaaaaccgttTAGAACGTTTTTTTGGCAACCCTCAAGTTATGAGTTTAAAGTCAGTAACagctagtaaaattatatggaaatgaaatagtattgtaataatagcatttaaatatttaataactatagtcTATTGACTCTATATTATCCCAACCATTTAGTTGTGCGGACcacaaattttgtaaaaaatctttaagGCCCACTTATAGCACACCACTTATAGCATATGAGATAAAACTACATTCAACCGTTCGATACCGccaattgaaatatataacaatactagctgaccccatgcacttcgttgcccgttaaaaatgccaattctataAAATGATTCACtaagacattttcattgaccattttgattttcaataaactCGTTCAAGCACCACttaaaaatgcttttttattgcacactaaatttgtggtacgattttacgaatgtaccgtgtaaattgcAAGCTacgatctatcattgttcagaCTCTATACGTTTATCAGTCAATGAGTTAGtcaagtaataatagtatagtcaTTCTGTTTGGCTACACCCGTGAGACTCTTATGATTATgtgagcagtatattatcatgtaggaATCCACCCGTGGTGGATTGCAGACCCCGTGAGatgtatatgtaattttataatatctaatccttaagtttcaaagttaaataaatttttttttactataatggaaaaatacaataatgttccatctcgtggttttcatattgttatgttagtctattgctgtgattttgagatttactgtggacattgacttatttcgctaattcttatttttgttgttatggttttgacaaaatatatcaataagtttacaactattatattcaatcataactAATAGCaaccttaatatagtttattttcttgctaGAAAGTGACGTCATTACATTACATatcattacatttacataatcaTCTTCTCCTGCTACCAATAGGAGCGAAtcatcagtgaaaaatgttacaaaaatggggaaaataaataataataataaaaaattgttactatggttaccgaaaataacataataataataatagcctaCGTAATAAGTCATCTcatttatgataattgataactcttttgttttttaatgttagaGAATCGATCAAATGCCATAAACCTTCTCCGCAATGAgctcttcaatttaaaaaaaaaatcaaaacgatCGGTTCAGTAGTTTCTGAGAACATATCACTCAAAGGTTttcattttcacatttatatattagattattttaaatataatatttaataattaatattatatggttcaCGGCCCGATAGCATGCTGCTCGCAGCCCACAAGCGAAGTAGAGTCActctataagtataaatatttaatataatatgcgactTCATTATAGTTGACATTAATTCAACTCGatgtttctaataaaaaataaatcactatttttaattagtgcTTGGATTTTAATGCATACCtatgcttttttttatatatgagatatagaaatctaatttttacacaaaaattcgtttcacgtcattctgattccaaataaaccaatttatttttgcttttttatcgattttttttcaattattctaaCCgtgaattttttatgtttattatgctattgtaataaaaaaattaataattacgcaataagaaatgtaaaaccCCAGAATGCAcgtattagattattattgttttcgttatcgacttatttattaagttaaacgtatagattatcgatctacatatagactgcagtacctatacggtcagcgtattttcaaagtttaagatttagtgatataacttgtaatttgaaacctaTTGTATGAACTATGCACCGATCACTTCAGTGCGGATGTTTTAGTTttgtatgcataaaaatatttggtcggacaataaatttagtttcacTACTGAAAATCTAGGAAAATACAtggtagttaatttatttttttaatttaaattaatttttaaatttttttttattaatttttatcactagttcatgttaatttttgggtcatgttttttattgctttttttaaaaataaatattcttcttTTTTGATTTCTTAAAACAGTCGTGTgattttttagttgcttattatactttaaaatccgaaccttatttattacctatttgtattattgtttttcccaatatattgtttaaaaaactgaaaaatgttttcttttgaTCATCTAAACTCTAAAGTGTTAACTGAACTTAAATTGCTTTGAAAATTCATTATCAAGTCTTAagattcaaaaattgttttattgttcctAAAGTGacgttagataaaaataaaaacacataattattgtaaaactacTATAATCGTCACAATCACTCCGATCGaatccaaaaaaattatttttaaacgaagcttaaacaaaattaaagtttatgttttataaagaaaCGTCTGTTTGCATTTTAATGTTCATTTtgcaatttgataaaattgtttctttattaattgaacaattcaaaaatgaCGTAAGGAAATTATTCGAGCcctactaataagtaataacaaaataaaattaatgcttTCCAACATGGTAGACtcaattaaaatgtctaaaaactacatttttgatttatttttaaattgattgttgtttaattattcttgTGAGTAATAAAAGCACTGATTGATGGGAGGGGTGGTTGgagtgaataaaaatatactcctatttgaaatcaatagaaatttttaatttacaaaaataaaaataatattttatataaattctaacctgtaagcataatttaaaaaatgagtaCAGCGCCACATCGGAATCGTTGATGAACTACCTAGATATTATGTTGATGGGTAGTTCCTCTCCATGCGAAGCGTAAACATTTGGTTAAACGatgcaacataatattatatcatcatttttactaaatgtaATCTGTATACGaacatacgagtatataagtagttctataaaatgtacatatgtatttagtttattttataatgtatatactatattatattatattacggtacttatagactataatagaTTATGGTTAATAGTTAGGTACATGTATTAAGTATTCGGGCATGCATAAcgcacgtaatattataataatgaattttaataaaaacaattttaatttacttatgttCGTACTATAACAAATGCACTTTTTGTAATGACAAATGActcataactaatattatttattcgatctatataatataattgaaaatgtgcaattaaactatttttaaatattgaacaaataggtagttaatttaatacttagttaaagtaataaaatattatgaagatatatcaacaacaatatatatattttaattactttttaaaattattttaagtcaattatttatatacttgtgtataattaataagtatattaatccACAATTGGCTTAAAATTTAACCAAATTCCATTTTTCGGTGAAGTTATCCCACGTTCTTTTTTCATTTGCAACGGTACTTCCGTTTTTTCACAAggtgaaatttcaaatttcgatagtatttttgttaaaataatttttaattccaatTCAGCAAAACGTTTTCCTGTAAATGATATTCCATATttcataatgaataatgatttaatgcaAGTAaagtaatgtatattttacttatattcgGAATATCAATATACCTATGCAATGACGAGGTCCATCTCCAAACGGTAAAAATGTTCCGTTCGGTCGTTTAGATTTTTCTTCCGCAGTAAATCTTTCCGGATCGAAAGTATCTGGATTCGGATAATACTTTGGATCATgatgtatactataaattggtattaaaattttttgtcctTTTTCAATTGTTAATGATTCTCCGGGTACGTCATAATCTTGTGTAGCTCCTCTCAGTAGGGCCGTAATAATAGTGTACTTACGATgagtttctaaaataatacagtgccaaatttaatctaaccataagaatttataaaaatattaattaccatCTAAAACCATATCGGCGTAATGAAGATCTTCTAAAAATTCATTGTTAAGCTGTCCACCATACTTTATTTTCGACGAAATTATCTCGGCACGTAATCTGTCTTGGATATCTTTGTGCAATGCCAactcataaaaacaaaaagatgCTGTGGCAGTTACAGTTTCAGAACCAGCCGTAAACAACAACATTGCATTTGCAATTATATCTAATTCACAAtacttttctataaataaacataaaatctataataaataatctgaatacaaacatatgagtgcctaataaataataatattatattaaatataaattatcattgacTTTTCAAAAACTGTGGGTCTTACCTTCTCCTTTATAATCACTGCTTATAACCAAATCCTGTCTTGCTTTCATTAATGTTTGTGTTAGGTCGTTTCTAACCACATCATTTTTGGTCCTATACTCGATGACTTCTCTAAATACTGAATGGAAAAAATTAATGGCATTTACGTCCACTGGAGAAGTTTGAAGTTTTAAGATCTTAATGATTTTCGGAAATAGAACTCCAagtatttgaagaaaaattactTTACCACTAGGTTTGAAcactttttttacattctgTCTAAAACTTGAGTTGTCGTTATTAATTGTATCCAATTTCATACCAAATGCACATGTTCCAATTACGTCAGTGGCTAAATTTCCGACGAGTTCATATACTTCAATTCCGTCGGTTTCCTTGGATTTATCATGAATACAGTTTGTCAACTGATCGCTGCACTCTCGGATTTGTTCATGCGTACCCTTCAGCTTACCAGACGTGAATCCTGGACTTAGTTTTTGTCtcattattttccatttttgtcCGGTCGCAAAAAACAAGCTTCTCGCCATTACGTTTACCGAAGGGTTCATGTCAATACCGTGGTCGGTGAAATACGAGAAGTCTTTGATGATCATCGTATTGATCAACTCTGGATCACGAATCATTAAAAACGGCGTACTCATTTGATAAAATCCGCAAAATTTTTCATTGGgaaattgttgataaattcGTCCGAATGCGTCCACTTGATGCTCTAAGCCCgtgaacattttgaatatattccCGAAAATAGGCACTGGTTTTGCGTACGGCACATTTAATTTTCTCCATGTGTCGTACGTCGacgtcgtataataataaaggaaagtacaaacaataattaaactcAAAAGGATGTTATCAAACATCAAATTGATCAGGTACGAAATCATTGTTACGAAATAATGTAACGTAACTGTGAATTGTCGCAGGGAACGCTTACGGAGTACGGATGAATAATGAATTACTACTATGAATTTACATCTAAGAAAacgtaatttatattgtttttttttttattattcttaaattggATTTCGAGATGATATAATCTATTTGTGGAGGGAATACGAtacttctaaaattatatgaacaaTTATCGATTTTATATTACGCAAATATACTGAAATGCTgcgctataaatatattagtgatTACTGatctatataacatattatgtttttatcaaCTGTCGTATAGATTAGACGGGTGTAACAGTGTTATGTAGTCATTGGGGAGTAATGGTCTCCTACATAAtcgttcatatattttatgttacgatgggtcttttaaaattattaaacaaaatagagGTCAGATACGTGGTTACGATAATATGACATAATtgacctaaaaaaaaagtatttttcaagCAGCTTTACAGCTTTCAACGCCGTGGTGTTAAAAGTGTGTAATATTGAGAACGATTTTCGGGATAGATGAAAATATGTAggttttgataattattacaaacgaTTTTTAGTGTGAAttcgttaaatattatgttgtggaCCTCTTTACCAGTTATCTAGATACTTAAATGACTTCAACGATTTTTTTGCAGCCGTATGTCATATCATATAACGCAATGAGTGTGTACGCATAATCCATATAGCTAAGTTAAATActcttaattatataatacaagtattaataagtcattatttaaaattcattaaatgagtaataaataaaataataattaaaatatcatacatttttaattatgtaatgaaAGATAAACTATTTGACGTAAATAGTCATTACCTACCATAACAgtcaacttaaatttaaatcttaattatataaaaatggtatttatatgattaatcTATAACTTCTGCTCAgtctacataaataaataatttttgtttgtttagaCTCTTACCTACCTAGttgatgttaaatatattatatagaaaaacatGATGTATAAGGTTTGATCACAAGAAGTTGccaattatattcattagtaTAGGGCCCGGAACTTGAtgatctaaaaatgtataaaaaatgcacaaaatataaaatgcataaaatgttaaaaaatgatattaaaaatgtatattttactgtaaacattgataaataagtattgttttaatacaaaaattaaaatattaaaattattatattatattattattctattatttattataaaattatttttatttaactaaataaaactatatattaaaaaatactactttaaatactatagattattaaataa from Aphis gossypii isolate Hap1 chromosome 1, ASM2018417v2, whole genome shotgun sequence includes these protein-coding regions:
- the LOC114121695 gene encoding uncharacterized protein LOC114121695, producing MISYLINLMFDNILLSLIIVCTFLYYYTTSTYDTWRKLNVPYAKPVPIFGNIFKMFTGLEHQVDAFGRIYQQFPNEKFCGFYQMSTPFLMIRDPELINTMIIKDFSYFTDHGIDMNPSVNVMARSLFFATGQKWKIMRQKLSPGFTSGKLKGTHEQIRECSDQLTNCIHDKSKETDGIEVYELVGNLATDVIGTCAFGMKLDTINNDNSSFRQNVKKVFKPSGKVIFLQILGVLFPKIIKILKLQTSPVDVNAINFFHSVFREVIEYRTKNDVVRNDLTQTLMKARQDLVISSDYKGEEKYCELDIIANAMLLFTAGSETVTATASFCFYELALHKDIQDRLRAEIISSKIKYGGQLNNEFLEDLHYADMVLDETHRKYTIITALLRGATQDYDVPGESLTIEKGQKILIPIYSIHHDPKYYPNPDTFDPERFTAEEKSKRPNGTFLPFGDGPRHCIGKRFAELELKIILTKILSKFEISPCEKTEVPLQMKKERGITSPKNGIWLNFKPIYSVLTSHSIKMISYLINCLFDPIILCLIIINCTFLYYYLTSTYDKWSKLNVLHVEPIPLFGNVFKMMVGLERQVQLFDRIYHRFPEAKICGFYQMRIPYLMIRDPVLINTILIKDFSHFVDHGIDIDESVNIMGRSLFLTNGQKWKIMRQKLSPGFTSVKLRGTHEQIQKCTDQLLNYIDENSKQKTDGTEVNKIIKNLTIDVIGTCAFGMKLDTINSENNVNFKKYVNKLIKPNGKLLFFQYLLGTLFPKVIKLLKIQTIDVDATNFFRSVFREVIDYRTEHNVDRNDIAQTLMKARNDLVLNNESTGGENYCELDIIANAMLFFAAGTETVAATASYCLYELAINTDIQDRLRAEITSSKIKHGAQININNEFLEDLHYAEMVINETLRKYTLFATLMRKSTQNYDVPGESLTIEKGQKITIPLYSIHHDPKYYPNPDTFDPERFTEEEKSKRPNGTFLPFGDGPRHCIGKRLAELELKLIISKILSNFEILPCEKTEIPLTFKTERGMITSKNGVWLSFKTIKN